The following proteins are co-located in the Sardina pilchardus chromosome 24, fSarPil1.1, whole genome shotgun sequence genome:
- the rps5 gene encoding 40S ribosomal protein S5: MTDWETAPAVAETPEIKLFGKWSTDDVQINDISLQDYIAVKEKYAKYLPHSGGRYAAKRFRKAQCPIVERLTNSMMMHGRNNGKKLMTVRIVKHAFEIIHLLTGENPLQVLVNAIINSGPREDSTRIGRAGTVRRQAVDVSPLRRVNQAIWLLCTGAREAAFRNIKTIAECLADELINAAKGSSNSYAIKKKDELERVAKSNR; this comes from the exons ATGACAGACTGGGAGACTGCCCCCGCTGTTGCTGAAACCCCGGAGATCAAGCTCTTCGGGAAATGGAGCACAGATGATGTTCAGATTAATGACATCTCTCTGCAG GATTACATTGCCGTAAAGGAGAAGTATGCCAAGTACCTCCCCCACTCCGGAGGGCGCTATGCTGCCAAGCGTTTCCGCAAGGCCCAGTGTCCCATCGTGGAGCGTCTGACCAACTCCATGATGATGCACGGTCGCAACAACGGCAAGAAGCTGATGACCGTACGCATTGTGAAGCACGCCTTCGAGATCATCCATCTCCTGACCGGCGAG AACCCTCTTCAGGTTCTGGTCAACGCAATCATCAACAGTGGACCTCGTGAGGACTCCACTCGTATCGGTCGTGCTGGTACCGTCAGGAGACAGGCCGTAGACGTGTCACCTCTGCGTAGGGTCAACCAG GCTATCTGGCTGCTCTGCACTGGTGCCCGAGAGGCTGCCTTCAGAAACATCAAGACCATCGCTGAGTGCCTGGCTGATGAGCTTATCAATGCCGCTAAG GGTTCCTCCAATTCCTACGCCATCAAGAAGAAGGATGAGCTGGAGAGAGTGGCCAAGTCTAACCGTTAA